A portion of the Cryptomeria japonica chromosome 5, Sugi_1.0, whole genome shotgun sequence genome contains these proteins:
- the LOC131042690 gene encoding TMV resistance protein N-like: MCGLAEQIKLLDEHDFNKEKLIDVVAFIVNGSYFCISKIKSKSLSRKLSRFLHASSNTEKLKSFKDRLFQIYLDLALDGIIRILYRNVSLPPSMGEDPKAVGIEVARNEVVTLLDLKDDSIRSVVLYGLGGIGKTTLATDVVYFLRHELRAYKYCRIIIENNCSEFHVKKLQGQILKDLFSSSIQLRDSKEGEERLFELFREATSQPVFLFIDNVLCTDNILRESVLGKLLPKDLSCLPNRSRILITTRKLDDTDMIEEGGVKRCAYRVKSLSDAASEELLHRKASVSADIVFDKSLDIHGLVKICGGVPHVLNVAGTKLRNMRKKHGDVGAYQATIDFLNQTLVIGEGNLTTSVVDVVYNALGQDFQDAFLDIAAFFNKQGEQLVGYIVGEVALQAIKEAALVKITEEGKVIVDDIVEARGRKLSEDDRITDDSNLRRVLGSERKKLEKLKGIWPRPDHDSSGFQLEAEHLKLMRGLRVLHLSERSKLDGEGINTFKKLRLLRMNGDFRMEHSNLENLAVLEAYFRNCDETCLPDYFEHLSSLKMLSLTGSRLSCLPVSFGQLTRLEELNISNCKQLSTLPDGFGQLNSLTYLDMSGCSNLEMVSADFEQLSSVCSVDASYCPILDGKAMDKLVEMKRLQVLNIQESPMLVNRWREVENRHALIVQDRESRLHEHSLSRLFFHRESRFLFVYGGSQLSEGSPGPGQVAFVLSMCDLSWPSNKATLKLVKQKIKELASAGIQIVYVRVTPMLKQNMEDIHQSLVPLHLGTPAWIASDEKWNILAGYSIFKSLSGPDGPLQVSNLHTLIACATVSVKNYVNDIELTYPLPDDIERLKDLDGGLSRLFFPIMQMMENVGQVREDS; the protein is encoded by the exons ATGTGTGGCTTGGCTGAACAAATCAAGCTCCTGGATGAACATGATTTTAACAAAGAAAAGTTAATAGACGTGGTTGCATTCATTGTAAATGGATCTTACTTCTGTATTtcgaaaataaaatctaaaagtctCTCTCGAAAGCTCTCTAG GTTTTTACATGCATCATCAAATACAGAGAAGTTAAAGAGCTTTAAAGACCGATTGTTCCAGATTTATTTAGATCTTGCATTGGATGGTATAATAAGAATACTATATCGAAACGTCAGTCTCCCTCCTTCAATGGGAGAAGATCCCAAAGCAG TTGGCATCGAGGTTGCACGAAATGAAGTAGTCACGTTACTTGACCTGAAGGATGACTCAATAAGAAGTGTGGTGCTGTATGGACTTGGGGGCATAGGGAAGACAACCCTCGCAACCGATGTCGTCTACTTTCTCCGTCACGAACTCAGAGCCTACAAATACTGCAGAATCATTATTGAAAATAACTGTTCAGAGTTTCATGTTAAAAAGCTGCAAGGTCAGATTTTAAAGGACTTGTTTAGTTCAAGCATTCAGCTAAGGGATAGTAAAGAGGGCGAAGAACGTCTATTCGAATTGTTTAGAGAAGCAACCTCTCAGCCTGTCTTTTTGTTTATAGACAATGTTTTGTGTACAGACAATATTTTGAGAGAAAGTGTTCTTGGCAAACTTCTTCCAAAGGACCTTTCTTGCCTTCCAAATCGAAGCAGGATACTGATAACCACAAGAAAGCTAGATGATACTGACATGATCGAAGAGGGAGGCGTCAAGCGCTGCGCATATAGAGTAAAATCTCTTTCAGACGCAGCATCAGAAGAGCTTCTCCATCGCAAGGCTTCTGTCAGTGCTGACATTGTTTTTGACAAAAGCTTAGATATTCACGGTCTTGTGAAAATATGCGGCGGCGTGCCTCATGTGTTGAATGTGGCAGGCACCAAATTGCGTAATATGCGTAAAAAACACGGCGATGTTGGCGCTTATCAAGCGACTATTGACTTTTTGAACCAAACCCTAGTGATAGGAGAGGGTAATTTGACTACAAGTGTTGTTGATGTGGTCTACAACGCTCTGGGACAAGATTTCCAAGATGCATTTCTAGATATAGCAGCATTTTTTAATAAGCAGGGTGAACAGTTGGTGGGTTACATTGTTGGAGAAGTGGCGCTTCAAGCCATAAAAGAGGCAGCCCTGGTAAAGATTACTGAAGAGGGGAAAGTGATTGTAGACGATATTGTTGAAGCACGAGGAAGAAAGTTGTCAGAAGACGACAGAATAACTGACGACAGTAATCTCCGACGTGTACTAGGTTCTGAACGTAAG AAGCTTGAAAAACTGAAAGGGATATGGCCTCGTCCTGATCATGATTCGAGCGGATTTCAGCTTGAAGCAGAGCATTTGAAATTGATGCGGGGATTAAGAGTTTTGCATCTAAGCGAAAGAAGTAAATTGGATGGAGAAGGCATAAATACCTTTAAAAAACTAAGGTTGCTGCGCATGAACGGCGATTTCAGAATGGAACATTCAAATCTTGAAAATCTGGCAGTTCTAGAAGCATACTTCAGAAACTGCGATGAG ACTTGCTTGCCAGATTACTTCGAGCATCTCTCCTCATTGAAAATGCTTAGTTTAACGGGGAGCAGATTAAGTTGCCTTCCAGTCAGTTTTGGCCAGCTTACTCGTTTGGAAGAGTTGAATATAAGTAATTGTAAGCAACTGTCTACACTTCCTGATGGATTCGGTCAGCTCAATTCTCTCACGTACCTGGACATGTCGGGGTGCTCTAATCTGGAGATGGTTTCTGCTGATTTTGAACAGCTGTCCTCTGTATGTTCAGTGGATGCATCATATTGTCCAATATTAGATGGCAAGGCAATGGACAAGCTTGTTGAGATGAAGAGGCTGCAAGTGTTGAATATCCAGGAAAGCCCTATGTTGGTGAATAGGTGGAGAGAAGTAGAAAACAGACACGCGTTGATCGTGCAGGACAGGGAAAGCAGATTGCACGAACATTCCCTGTCCAGGTTATTTTTTCATAGAGAGAGCAGATTCCTGTTTGTTTATGGTGGTTCACAGTTATCTGAGGGGTCACCCGGCCCAGGACAAGTGGCATTTGTATTGAGCATGTGTGATCTGTCTTGGCCTTCAAATAAGGCAACCTTGAAGTTGGTGAAACAGAAAATTAAAGAGCTGGCTTCCGCGGGAATTCAAATTGTGTACGTGCGTGTGACGCCAATGCTGAAGCAAAATATGGAAGACATCCACCAAAGTCTTGTACCCTTACATCTTGGCACTCCTGCATGGATCGCTTCTGACGAGAAATGGAATATCTTAGCAGGATATTCTATTTTCAAATCCTTGTCGGGTCCCGATGGACCATTGCAGGTGTCAAATCTTCATACTCTTATTGCCTGCGCAACCGTATCGGTTAAAAACTATGTCAATGATATAGAGCTGACATATCCGCTGCCTGACGATATTGAAAGATTGAAAGATCTGGATGGTGGTTTAAGTAGGCTATTCTTTCCTATTATGCAAATGATGGAAAACGTTGGTCAAGTTCGAGAGGATAG ctAG